From the genome of Rhodobacteraceae bacterium Araon29, one region includes:
- a CDS encoding extracellular solute-binding protein, with protein MKKIILTASVMASIALSSAPAIAEEKVTVYTAVPQVFIDELVPMFEKQTGIDVEIIKAGSGELLNRLTAEAARPMADVLWSVDSSVVDFNPTLFEAYDPKGTDALLEGVNESEKASPFSAVVMAFIVNESKLDGLPVPQSWVELSDPKYDDYISSAKANRSGSSYIQLATVLQRYGEEKGWEIYKGLLANFVLSDSSGAVPRFVNDGELAIGVTLEDAVLRFIQGGGPVQIVYPSDGTAFHADAMALVAGGPNEANGQAFLDFMMSADAQTVVAEQGRRPVRGDVASNPALLPVSDIVRVNYNNAWAAENRKRIVSAWEDMLLDVQ; from the coding sequence ATGAAAAAGATAATTTTAACCGCAAGCGTGATGGCAAGCATTGCTTTGTCATCTGCGCCGGCAATCGCAGAAGAAAAAGTGACGGTGTACACAGCTGTACCACAGGTATTCATCGATGAACTTGTGCCAATGTTTGAAAAGCAGACCGGAATTGATGTTGAAATCATCAAAGCTGGTTCTGGCGAATTGTTGAACCGTTTGACTGCAGAGGCAGCACGCCCGATGGCTGACGTGCTTTGGAGCGTTGATTCGTCTGTTGTTGATTTCAACCCAACTCTGTTTGAGGCTTACGATCCAAAAGGTACAGACGCCCTTTTAGAGGGAGTAAACGAAAGCGAAAAGGCGAGCCCATTCTCTGCCGTTGTCATGGCATTCATTGTGAATGAGAGCAAACTCGACGGACTGCCTGTCCCGCAAAGCTGGGTGGAGTTATCAGATCCAAAGTATGATGATTACATCTCTTCAGCAAAAGCAAATAGATCTGGTTCTTCGTATATTCAACTTGCGACTGTTCTTCAGCGCTATGGTGAAGAAAAGGGTTGGGAGATTTACAAAGGATTGCTGGCAAACTTTGTCCTGTCCGACAGTTCTGGTGCCGTACCTCGTTTCGTAAATGATGGTGAATTGGCAATCGGTGTTACTTTGGAAGACGCAGTGCTTAGATTCATCCAAGGAGGTGGGCCAGTTCAAATCGTGTATCCTTCAGATGGAACAGCCTTCCATGCTGACGCGATGGCGCTTGTTGCCGGAGGCCCAAATGAGGCCAACGGTCAGGCATTCCTTGACTTCATGATGTCCGCTGACGCACAAACGGTTGTAGCCGAGCAAGGTCGTCGGCCGGTTCGCGGTGATGTGGCGTCAAACCCGGCACTCTTGCCAGTAAGTGATATTGTGAGAGTGAATTATAATAATGCTTGGGCAGCGGAAAACCGCAAGCGGATTGTATCTGCTTGGGAAGATATGCTGCTGGACGTTCAATAA